In Candidatus Vicinibacter proximus, the following are encoded in one genomic region:
- a CDS encoding DinB family protein, which translates to MNKSDIKKMPEYFNRYINYAEDVTVVDSLKISLLELENAPIETWKNIGELTYAVGKWTIKDILQHLIDTERVFIYRITAIARGDQQVMIPYDEEEFAKNAEAYRRTIEDLMDELLLIRKATIKLFQSFTHLMVLKQGNGYNGIQYCPLSLGFMLAGHQRWHFKVIEEKYYPLLNN; encoded by the coding sequence ATGAATAAATCTGATATCAAAAAAATGCCTGAATATTTCAACCGCTACATAAATTATGCGGAAGATGTCACTGTTGTGGATTCACTAAAAATTAGTTTACTCGAATTAGAAAACGCCCCAATAGAGACTTGGAAAAATATTGGAGAACTAACTTATGCTGTTGGAAAATGGACTATAAAAGATATTTTACAACATTTAATTGATACTGAAAGGGTGTTTATCTATCGCATTACGGCCATTGCCCGTGGCGATCAGCAGGTAATGATACCCTATGATGAAGAGGAGTTTGCCAAAAACGCTGAAGCCTATCGAAGAACAATTGAAGACCTCATGGACGAACTATTGCTGATTAGAAAAGCTACCATAAAACTCTTCCAATCTTTTACCCACTTAATGGTACTAAAACAGGGCAACGGCTACAATGGTATCCAATACTGCCCATTATCTCTGGGATTTATGTTAGCCGGTCATCAACGTTGGCATTTTAAAGTAATAGAGGAAAAATATTATCCCCTATTAAATAACTGA
- a CDS encoding DUF1272 domain-containing protein, with amino-acid sequence MLRMKMQCENCGKDLPLDSKEAMICSFECTFCCQCAQGILKNICPNCAGNLEKRPKRIVKPIPNDQLKN; translated from the coding sequence ATGTTAAGAATGAAAATGCAATGTGAAAATTGTGGCAAGGATCTTCCATTAGATAGCAAAGAAGCCATGATATGCAGTTTTGAATGCACCTTTTGCTGTCAATGTGCGCAGGGAATATTAAAGAATATCTGCCCCAATTGTGCCGGAAATTTAGAAAAGCGACCAAAAAGAATAGTGAAACCAATACCAAATGATCAGCTAAAAAATTAG
- a CDS encoding DUF2589 domain-containing protein: MIGGPLQATVEAQVASAVATIDFIKKVGFREDDPSQLVMVDFSYKKQNPDGTKEDVSVIVPLISTLPIPSLRIDFVEIDFNARLNSIDTSNTTNDFKLNVNGRGGFGPVKVSASVSYQRSSSTGSKVEREYSLKVKVRAVQDEIPKGLEKVLELLSK; encoded by the coding sequence ATGATAGGCGGGCCTCTTCAAGCCACAGTTGAGGCTCAGGTGGCATCCGCTGTTGCTACTATTGACTTTATCAAAAAAGTTGGATTTAGAGAAGACGATCCTTCACAATTGGTGATGGTAGATTTCAGTTACAAAAAACAAAATCCTGACGGCACCAAAGAAGATGTTTCCGTTATTGTACCATTAATATCCACTTTACCCATTCCATCGCTTCGTATTGATTTCGTAGAAATTGATTTTAATGCCCGTCTTAATTCCATCGACACATCCAATACTACCAACGATTTTAAACTGAATGTAAACGGAAGAGGCGGTTTTGGTCCGGTCAAAGTATCTGCAAGTGTATCTTACCAGCGATCATCTTCAACAGGTTCTAAAGTAGAAAGAGAATACAGCCTTAAAGTAAAAGTAAGGGCAGTACAGGATGAAATTCCAAAAGGACTTGAGAAAGTATTAGAACTGCTTTCAAAATAA
- a CDS encoding peptidase M15A, translating into MMLSEHFSLDEMQASETAARLGFKEQYAPSSLIQENLKSLCHFILEPIRYDIHSRLHVSSGYRCPRLNTKIGGAKNSMHIFGMAADIVPTENLNVDQLFKVVASSKLPFDQIIHEFGRWVHISYDPYLAIPRREILKAYKNKAGKTVYEFVKPNNI; encoded by the coding sequence ATGATGCTAAGTGAACATTTTAGTCTGGATGAAATGCAGGCAAGTGAAACGGCTGCAAGATTGGGATTTAAAGAACAATACGCACCCTCATCTCTTATTCAAGAAAATTTAAAAAGCTTGTGCCATTTTATCCTCGAACCTATAAGATATGATATACATTCCAGACTGCATGTCAGCAGCGGCTATCGGTGTCCGCGACTGAACACCAAAATTGGCGGAGCTAAAAACAGTATGCACATATTTGGAATGGCCGCTGACATTGTTCCAACTGAAAATTTAAATGTCGACCAACTTTTCAAAGTGGTAGCATCAAGCAAATTGCCATTTGATCAGATCATCCATGAATTCGGCAGGTGGGTTCACATATCCTACGATCCCTATTTAGCAATCCCAAGACGGGAAATTCTGAAGGCTTACAAAAATAAAGCGGGTAAAACGGTCTACGAATTTGTCAAACCAAATAATATATAA
- a CDS encoding C1 family peptidase yields the protein MYKQTYGWLPDYPDLRDKYFDTTAKNDKSYLQASDKQSIVHLIKEVENKNKSRQNNIPKVVDHLHRYFPKIEDQGDFNSCTAHAACALVDYFEKRISGECDPKSRLFLYKATRNLLQIKEDVGAFNRITMKAMVLFGIPPERYWPFEKQNLNREPDAFCYAYASNFQAIQYYRLDKYAMTPSLLIMEIKRNLTLGLPLMFGLTLYSNIEECQQGIICYPSEKRKRIGGHALVALGFDDHKSIVNDNGIKTKGAFHVRNCWGTSWGENGYGWLPYEYVIQGMTKDWWSIIKHEWINNKLFE from the coding sequence ATGTATAAACAAACCTATGGGTGGCTTCCTGATTATCCCGACCTGCGTGATAAATATTTCGACACAACGGCCAAAAATGATAAATCTTACCTGCAAGCGTCAGATAAGCAATCAATTGTGCATTTAATAAAAGAAGTGGAAAATAAAAATAAGTCCAGGCAAAATAATATACCTAAAGTGGTAGATCATTTACACCGATATTTTCCTAAGATAGAAGACCAGGGTGACTTCAACAGTTGCACCGCTCATGCAGCTTGTGCTCTGGTAGATTATTTTGAAAAACGTATTTCCGGTGAATGTGATCCTAAATCAAGATTGTTCCTATATAAAGCTACACGTAATTTATTACAAATCAAAGAAGACGTAGGCGCATTTAACAGGATAACCATGAAAGCGATGGTATTGTTTGGGATACCTCCTGAAAGATACTGGCCATTTGAAAAACAAAATCTCAATCGTGAGCCAGATGCATTTTGTTATGCCTATGCTTCCAATTTTCAGGCGATCCAATATTATCGGTTGGATAAATATGCTATGACGCCGAGTTTGCTCATCATGGAGATTAAAAGGAATTTAACCTTAGGACTTCCACTAATGTTTGGCCTAACCTTATACTCTAATATAGAAGAATGCCAACAAGGAATCATATGCTACCCTTCTGAAAAGAGAAAAAGAATAGGAGGTCATGCTTTGGTTGCACTTGGATTTGATGATCACAAATCCATTGTAAATGACAATGGTATCAAAACAAAGGGTGCCTTTCATGTTCGCAATTGTTGGGGGACTTCATGGGGTGAAAATGGATATGGATGGCTTCCTTATGAATACGTCATTCAGGGCATGACGAAAGATTGGTGGAGTATCATAAAACATGAATGGATAAATAATAAACTTTTTGAATAA
- a CDS encoding S8/S53 family peptidase — protein MKNKFQNIELLVNMGTSSRSLNRSSFLKTLSDEGIEFETKDFRAHEKKIKQKKEIRSSRTKENLDQFENNQRFMFKSNVQDHEINPWDLAHKLKHSMKSVSCFVEPDTVSEFVIQRKINDNEEPSHRSIGKQNDGNFDADWMPHANTIWHLDDAHSQLMSARKEAEELNSDKLVRIGHLDTGYDPGHPQLPPRLNTKLQRNFIPGETPTSAVDPLNKAVLYMPGHGTGTLGILAGGKFVGNGFNDKIGGAPFAEIIPCRISNTVVLIKTSEFAQALNYLSALHKSGEMVHIVSMSMGGAPSQAWADAVNEAYESGILMVSAAGNNYNGIPIRKLVYPARFERVIAACGATFEDAPYYHKKIGEMQGNYGPSKSMNYALAAYTPNMPWAVSENKSLSFSGAGTSSATPQIAAAAACYLKKYYEEITALPEPWMRVEAVRNALYTSAAKKVNSVLEENDYRSYFGNGILRASDALKITVPKKGNNLIKAKDADVGWFPILSTIFRSVESATASPDAQGLNMLNIELAQISYHNTELNKLMNNDEIEFLGLSKKKKGEILDFLICLPETSMTLKSFLKNNYKSFISM, from the coding sequence ATGAAAAATAAATTCCAAAACATTGAGCTATTGGTCAACATGGGAACCAGCTCAAGATCATTGAACAGATCTTCATTTCTGAAGACATTGTCAGATGAAGGCATTGAATTTGAAACAAAAGATTTTCGTGCACATGAAAAAAAAATAAAACAAAAAAAAGAAATAAGATCTTCTAGAACAAAGGAAAATTTAGATCAATTTGAAAATAATCAAAGATTTATGTTTAAATCCAATGTTCAGGATCATGAAATAAATCCATGGGATTTAGCACATAAATTGAAACACTCCATGAAATCAGTCTCTTGCTTTGTGGAACCTGATACTGTTTCAGAATTCGTCATTCAAAGAAAAATAAACGACAATGAAGAACCATCCCACCGATCCATTGGAAAGCAGAATGATGGAAATTTTGATGCAGACTGGATGCCCCACGCGAATACCATCTGGCACTTGGATGATGCCCATTCACAACTCATGTCGGCTAGAAAAGAAGCAGAGGAATTAAATTCGGATAAATTAGTCAGGATTGGGCATCTGGACACAGGATATGATCCGGGTCATCCTCAACTTCCGCCAAGACTAAATACAAAACTGCAAAGAAACTTTATACCAGGAGAAACACCAACTTCAGCTGTAGATCCTTTGAATAAAGCAGTTTTATATATGCCTGGTCATGGTACAGGTACATTGGGAATTTTAGCCGGAGGTAAATTTGTGGGTAATGGATTTAACGATAAAATAGGAGGAGCACCCTTTGCCGAAATAATCCCATGCAGAATAAGCAACACTGTTGTGCTGATAAAAACCAGCGAATTTGCACAAGCCCTTAATTATTTATCAGCACTTCACAAATCAGGTGAAATGGTTCACATCGTTTCCATGAGCATGGGCGGTGCTCCAAGTCAGGCATGGGCAGATGCTGTAAATGAAGCCTACGAATCAGGTATCTTAATGGTCTCTGCAGCCGGTAACAATTACAATGGAATACCTATTAGAAAATTGGTTTATCCTGCTAGGTTTGAAAGAGTCATTGCTGCTTGCGGTGCAACTTTTGAAGATGCCCCATATTATCACAAGAAAATTGGGGAAATGCAAGGTAATTACGGTCCGTCAAAATCTATGAACTATGCATTGGCTGCCTATACACCAAACATGCCATGGGCTGTCTCGGAAAACAAATCACTTAGTTTCAGTGGTGCCGGAACTTCTTCTGCAACTCCCCAAATTGCAGCAGCTGCAGCATGCTATCTTAAGAAGTATTACGAAGAAATTACTGCTCTGCCGGAACCCTGGATGCGTGTTGAGGCAGTACGAAATGCATTGTACACATCAGCTGCTAAAAAAGTAAATTCTGTACTTGAAGAAAATGATTACCGCTCATATTTTGGCAATGGAATTTTAAGAGCTTCAGACGCATTAAAAATTACGGTACCAAAAAAAGGTAATAATTTAATCAAAGCAAAAGATGCAGATGTAGGCTGGTTCCCAATTTTGTCCACCATATTCAGATCCGTAGAATCCGCTACGGCTTCACCCGATGCCCAAGGACTCAATATGCTAAATATTGAACTGGCGCAAATTTCCTACCACAATACAGAATTGAACAAATTGATGAACAATGATGAAATTGAATTCCTTGGTTTGAGTAAAAAAAAGAAGGGGGAGATATTGGACTTCTTAATCTGCCTCCCTGAAACTTCAATGACCCTAAAATCATTTCTTAAAAATAATTATAAATCATTTATCTCTATGTAA
- a CDS encoding caspase family protein, translating into MNKALLVGINQYDLQPLKGCVNDIQDMSEFLIKKCGFQHKEIRKLTDFRATKAAILKRLKWLIKGTSAGDRIYFHYSGHGTQIASRSEDDEIDGMDELICPVDFSFNGESGIENGILDNELYKIFKEIPKGVHFIWVSDCCCSGTLTRAIRRNNNRQSRYLVPPEDLAWRNETAMITGKKITKIGKSVNKLNVAFLSACKDHQEADDDLFENGYNGALTYFLLNILKTPKGHTQNFNQIHLSVQKKLIKAGYSQNPMVDGSKDLLEKTFFNQNQK; encoded by the coding sequence ATGAACAAAGCACTGTTAGTAGGAATCAACCAATACGATTTACAACCATTAAAGGGATGTGTGAATGATATTCAGGACATGTCTGAATTCCTCATAAAAAAATGTGGCTTTCAACATAAAGAAATTCGCAAATTGACTGACTTCAGAGCTACCAAAGCAGCCATACTGAAGAGACTCAAATGGTTAATAAAAGGGACTTCCGCAGGAGATCGCATTTACTTTCATTACAGTGGACATGGCACGCAAATTGCCTCAAGATCTGAAGACGACGAAATAGATGGAATGGATGAATTAATATGTCCGGTAGATTTTAGTTTCAATGGAGAATCAGGTATAGAAAATGGAATTCTTGACAATGAATTGTATAAAATATTTAAAGAGATACCCAAAGGCGTACATTTCATATGGGTTTCTGACTGCTGTTGTTCAGGAACGCTCACAAGGGCCATCAGAAGAAATAATAATCGACAAAGTAGATACCTAGTCCCTCCGGAGGATCTTGCTTGGAGAAATGAGACCGCGATGATAACTGGAAAAAAAATTACAAAAATTGGCAAATCTGTAAACAAATTAAATGTGGCCTTTCTCTCTGCTTGTAAAGATCATCAGGAAGCAGATGACGATCTATTTGAAAATGGGTATAATGGAGCCCTCACATACTTTTTACTTAACATTTTAAAGACTCCAAAAGGGCATACACAGAATTTCAATCAAATACATTTGTCGGTACAAAAAAAATTGATAAAAGCAGGATACTCGCAAAACCCTATGGTGGATGGATCAAAAGATCTGCTGGAAAAAACTTTTTTCAATCAAAATCAAAAATAA
- a CDS encoding DNA/RNA non-specific endonuclease, with the protein MPPILGYRPNFISSLLQVNLPVLNDEQKSDLVSHDDEWEWKYKHYSLAMCKSRKLAFYTASNLNGKLFKSVKRASLFPSGNDEWKNDSRFKNHQWGIELYKAQKSDFDRGHLVKREDTQWGYTKNDAKNAALDTFHYSNCAPQLPELNQKKWENLEFYILKKETVQYKLKVNVFTGPVLNLSDPHFVTIVDQQQIKLPVLFWKVIYYSGDGKQLKIAAFLMGQETLMRQKGIIGEARTRLLNEHFQNFEDAETYQVNIKTIEQLTGLTFQKAFEPYVDPRPMKILLSDIQVRDGFSMDENPMIDEFEYSGISL; encoded by the coding sequence ATGCCTCCAATTCTGGGCTATAGGCCAAACTTCATTTCATCTTTATTGCAAGTAAATTTACCAGTATTGAATGATGAACAAAAATCAGATTTAGTAAGTCATGATGATGAATGGGAATGGAAATACAAACACTATAGTTTAGCCATGTGCAAATCCCGCAAACTTGCATTCTATACTGCTTCAAATCTAAATGGTAAACTTTTCAAATCAGTTAAAAGAGCAAGTTTATTTCCTTCCGGAAATGATGAATGGAAAAATGATTCAAGATTTAAAAATCATCAATGGGGCATTGAATTGTATAAAGCACAAAAAAGTGATTTTGACAGGGGCCATCTGGTCAAAAGAGAAGATACGCAATGGGGCTACACCAAAAATGATGCAAAAAATGCTGCATTGGACACCTTCCATTATTCAAATTGCGCGCCTCAATTACCCGAGCTCAACCAGAAAAAATGGGAAAATTTAGAATTCTATATCTTAAAAAAAGAAACAGTACAATACAAATTAAAAGTAAACGTATTTACCGGCCCGGTTTTGAATTTGAGTGATCCACATTTTGTAACAATCGTTGACCAGCAACAAATAAAATTACCGGTTTTATTTTGGAAAGTAATCTATTATTCTGGTGATGGTAAACAGTTAAAAATTGCTGCCTTCCTGATGGGCCAGGAAACCTTGATGAGACAAAAAGGAATCATTGGAGAAGCACGCACAAGATTACTGAATGAACATTTTCAAAATTTTGAAGATGCGGAAACCTACCAGGTCAATATAAAAACAATAGAACAACTCACTGGTCTGACTTTCCAGAAAGCTTTCGAACCCTATGTTGATCCAAGACCCATGAAAATACTCCTCAGCGACATTCAGGTTAGGGACGGCTTCTCAATGGATGAAAATCCCATGATTGATGAATTTGAATATTCTGGAATAAGTCTCTAA
- a CDS encoding response regulator transcription factor, whose protein sequence is MHKIILVEDHFLMAQAISQVIEKNNQYKVLKICRNGKELMQLLTEQKVSPDLIMLDINMPVMNGFETAEWLQEEFPKIKFITLTMNDDEASLIKMFTLGAKGYILKDADEDHLLDAIRIVIKDGFYFSEHASQILFGAMNFKQNKLSSAKPEIQLREKEIELLKWSCTELTYKEIAAKMNLSPKTIDGYRESIFEKLELHSRVGMAVYAIRHGIFKI, encoded by the coding sequence ATGCATAAGATCATACTTGTTGAAGATCATTTTTTAATGGCGCAGGCCATAAGCCAGGTAATTGAAAAAAACAATCAGTATAAAGTATTGAAAATTTGTAGAAATGGGAAAGAATTAATGCAACTATTGACTGAGCAAAAAGTAAGTCCCGACCTTATCATGCTGGACATCAACATGCCCGTCATGAATGGATTTGAAACAGCTGAATGGCTTCAAGAAGAATTTCCCAAAATTAAATTTATCACACTTACCATGAATGATGATGAAGCATCTCTGATAAAAATGTTCACACTTGGTGCTAAAGGGTATATTTTGAAAGATGCGGATGAGGATCATTTATTGGACGCAATCCGAATTGTGATAAAAGATGGGTTCTATTTTAGTGAGCACGCTTCCCAGATACTCTTTGGTGCAATGAATTTCAAACAAAATAAATTGTCCTCTGCAAAACCAGAAATCCAACTTCGAGAAAAAGAGATTGAATTATTAAAATGGTCATGTACTGAGTTAACCTATAAGGAAATTGCAGCTAAAATGAACCTCAGCCCTAAAACAATAGATGGATATCGAGAATCAATATTTGAAAAATTAGAATTGCACTCTAGGGTAGGCATGGCTGTATATGCCATAAGACATGGGATATTTAAGATTTAA
- a CDS encoding caspase family protein yields MAKRAVVVGINDYAPIGVGGPDLRGCVNDARDMANTLVICGFPVPNIRILTDRNATKANILNYLRWLVSTSVRGDSIVFYYSGHGTRVTNVGADLEIEGLDEAICPHDFNTAGFITDDVFKSIFDTLKPGVNLEVIFDCCHSGTGTRILFGPNFELNRIGVENDEYSAVRTIEPMLEDEFYYAFHREFETDENKKALPLKKALVPVSTLNHTLWAACKDNQVSMEGNIGGSIRGYFTYHFCRCLRAVSGNITRRLLDAQVANALHAMGAAQINQTESKNTEFAQRIFT; encoded by the coding sequence ATGGCAAAAAGAGCAGTAGTGGTCGGAATAAACGACTATGCACCAATTGGTGTCGGAGGACCGGATCTTCGAGGTTGTGTTAACGATGCCAGAGATATGGCTAACACTCTGGTAATTTGTGGTTTTCCTGTTCCTAACATCAGAATTCTTACAGATAGGAATGCAACTAAAGCTAACATTTTAAATTATTTACGTTGGCTGGTTAGCACTTCTGTTCGTGGAGATTCCATAGTATTTTATTATTCTGGACACGGGACAAGAGTCACAAATGTAGGTGCTGATCTTGAAATAGAAGGATTGGATGAAGCAATTTGCCCTCATGACTTCAATACAGCAGGATTTATTACTGATGATGTGTTTAAATCCATTTTTGATACATTGAAGCCTGGTGTGAATCTGGAAGTAATTTTTGATTGTTGTCATTCAGGAACCGGAACAAGAATTCTATTCGGACCAAACTTTGAATTAAATCGCATCGGTGTGGAGAATGACGAATATTCAGCAGTAAGAACTATTGAACCAATGTTGGAAGATGAATTTTATTATGCTTTTCATAGGGAATTCGAAACAGATGAAAACAAGAAGGCTTTACCACTTAAAAAAGCATTAGTGCCTGTTTCTACATTGAATCATACCTTGTGGGCAGCATGCAAAGATAATCAAGTGAGCATGGAAGGAAATATAGGCGGTTCTATAAGAGGATACTTCACTTACCACTTTTGCCGATGCCTTCGTGCAGTATCTGGAAACATTACAAGAAGATTACTGGATGCCCAGGTCGCAAATGCACTACATGCCATGGGTGCAGCACAAATCAACCAAACTGAATCAAAAAACACTGAATTTGCTCAAAGGATTTTTACTTAA
- a CDS encoding sodium:solute symporter, protein MSQALVLLIVLIGYFCLLIAISFLTGKDNSNESFFSANRNSKWYLVAFGMIGASLSGVTFISIPGVVGAGGVNQNFSYMQMVWGYLIGYMIIANVLMPIYYRYNVTSIYEYLNERLGIHAYKTGAAFFLLSRLIGSSFRMYIVAMVMHQFIFSHYHLPFWLTVLVSIFLIWVYTFRGGIKTIVISDTFQTFCMIGSLILTIYFLSEKFDTSFLGYFKKVLASDYGKIFYFDAGWSDSNYFFKQVIGGMLIALVMTGLDQDMMQKNLTCRNLKEAQLNMFSFSMLLFFVNFAFLSLGAGLYLFAAQEGIALPAKSDQLFPMIAFNYLTGFGSILFLLGLTASNYASADSALASLTTSYCIDFLNFRTVKWDENKKKKIRTLVHLSFSLLIFLVIIIFYWLNNDAVINKVFQFAGYTYGPILGLFSFSILSKRKIKFNSWLPVVCIAAPLLTYYINEHSKSWFDGFTFGNLLVAVNGIICYLGLYLISSKK, encoded by the coding sequence ATGTCTCAGGCCTTGGTACTGCTTATTGTTTTGATTGGATATTTCTGTCTGTTGATTGCCATTTCTTTTTTAACAGGCAAGGACAACTCAAACGAAAGTTTCTTCAGTGCCAACCGCAATTCAAAGTGGTATCTGGTAGCGTTTGGGATGATAGGTGCTAGCTTGTCTGGGGTAACATTTATCAGCATCCCTGGTGTAGTAGGTGCAGGAGGCGTAAATCAGAATTTCAGTTACATGCAGATGGTTTGGGGGTATTTGATCGGATACATGATCATCGCAAACGTCCTCATGCCGATTTATTACCGATACAACGTTACTTCGATTTATGAATACCTCAATGAGCGACTGGGCATTCATGCCTACAAGACCGGAGCAGCGTTTTTTCTTTTATCCAGACTGATAGGCTCCTCCTTCAGGATGTACATTGTGGCCATGGTGATGCATCAATTTATTTTTTCACATTATCATTTGCCATTCTGGCTCACTGTTCTGGTATCCATTTTCCTGATCTGGGTTTATACTTTCAGAGGAGGAATAAAAACCATCGTAATTTCTGATACGTTTCAGACCTTTTGTATGATTGGTTCACTTATCCTCACCATTTATTTTTTGAGTGAAAAATTTGACACCAGTTTTTTAGGATATTTCAAAAAGGTTTTAGCATCTGATTATGGAAAAATATTTTATTTTGATGCGGGGTGGAGTGATTCAAACTACTTTTTCAAACAAGTCATTGGTGGCATGCTCATAGCACTGGTCATGACCGGTTTGGACCAGGACATGATGCAAAAAAATCTTACCTGCCGAAATCTCAAAGAGGCCCAGTTAAACATGTTTAGTTTTTCTATGCTGCTGTTTTTTGTGAATTTTGCATTCTTGTCCTTGGGCGCAGGACTTTATCTGTTTGCTGCTCAAGAAGGCATTGCTTTACCTGCTAAGTCTGATCAATTGTTTCCGATGATTGCATTCAACTACCTCACCGGATTTGGATCCATTTTATTTCTGCTTGGTCTAACAGCTTCCAATTACGCCAGCGCAGATTCTGCATTGGCATCTCTGACTACATCCTATTGTATTGATTTTTTAAATTTCCGGACGGTGAAATGGGATGAAAATAAAAAGAAAAAAATCCGAACTCTGGTGCATTTGTCTTTTTCACTCCTGATATTTCTGGTCATCATTATTTTTTATTGGTTGAACAATGATGCAGTTATCAATAAAGTGTTCCAGTTTGCAGGATATACCTACGGTCCGATCTTGGGTTTGTTCAGTTTTTCGATTCTCTCTAAAAGAAAAATTAAATTTAATTCCTGGCTACCGGTTGTTTGTATTGCAGCACCATTACTTACCTATTACATTAATGAGCATTCCAAATCCTGGTTTGATGGTTTTACATTTGGAAATTTATTGGTAGCAGTCAACGGAATAATTTGTTATTTAGGTTTGTATCTGATCTCTTCAAAAAAATAG
- a CDS encoding N-acetylmuramic acid 6-phosphate etherase, protein MQEFKRTTESESGHHDLENKTVSELLRGMNEEDQTVPNQVAQCIPQIESLIHELVPRMKEGGRLFYIGAGTSGRLGIVDASECPPTFGIPHGWVIGIMAGGDGAIRKAVEFAEDSETQGWDDLQSYGIDSLDTVIGIAASGTTPYVIHALKKCQERNILTACITCNPGAPIIHFADFPVVCEVGPEFLTGSTRLKSGTSQKLILNMISTATMIRLGRVKGNKMVDMQLTNNKLIDRGVRMIVELKSIPESEARKILLETGSVREALSKLK, encoded by the coding sequence ATGCAAGAATTTAAAAGAACTACAGAATCAGAATCAGGACATCACGATTTGGAAAATAAAACAGTTTCTGAATTGCTTAGAGGAATGAATGAAGAAGATCAAACCGTACCAAATCAGGTGGCACAATGCATTCCTCAAATAGAATCCCTAATCCATGAATTGGTACCCAGAATGAAAGAAGGTGGAAGATTATTTTATATTGGCGCAGGAACAAGTGGAAGGTTGGGCATTGTGGATGCATCAGAATGTCCTCCTACATTTGGAATTCCTCATGGATGGGTCATTGGCATTATGGCAGGTGGTGATGGTGCCATTAGAAAAGCAGTTGAATTTGCAGAGGACAGTGAGACCCAGGGATGGGATGATTTGCAAAGTTACGGAATTGATTCGCTAGATACCGTAATCGGCATTGCCGCAAGTGGAACAACACCCTATGTCATACACGCATTAAAAAAATGTCAGGAGAGAAATATTCTCACCGCTTGCATCACTTGCAATCCCGGTGCACCCATAATCCATTTTGCAGACTTCCCTGTAGTGTGTGAAGTAGGTCCTGAATTTCTGACAGGTAGCACCAGACTAAAATCCGGTACTTCACAAAAATTAATTCTTAACATGATCAGCACTGCAACCATGATTCGCCTTGGCAGAGTAAAAGGAAATAAAATGGTGGACATGCAACTTACCAACAACAAACTGATTGATCGTGGTGTACGTATGATTGTTGAATTAAAATCAATTCCTGAATCAGAAGCAAGAAAAATTTTATTGGAAACAGGGAGCGTCAGAGAAGCACTATCGAAATTAAAATAA